From Novipirellula galeiformis, the proteins below share one genomic window:
- a CDS encoding PhnA domain-containing protein, translating to MSVENELQERSGSKCELCGSSEGLVVHPVDVASEADAAKCVMTCSECHSQLDNPESVDPNHWRCLNDSMWSQVPAIQVLAYRMLYQLRAEGWPQELLETLYLDDETKAWAEAGIANNDDSDPPTLDSNGTPLLDGDNVTLIKDLVVKGAGFTAKRGTMVKNISLTSNPEHIEGRVNGTQIVLVANFLKKAN from the coding sequence ATGAGCGTCGAAAACGAACTACAAGAACGATCGGGATCCAAGTGCGAATTATGTGGATCCAGTGAAGGGCTAGTGGTTCATCCGGTGGATGTTGCCAGCGAAGCCGACGCAGCAAAATGCGTCATGACATGCAGCGAATGTCATAGCCAACTCGACAATCCTGAATCGGTCGATCCGAATCATTGGCGGTGTTTGAACGACAGCATGTGGAGCCAAGTGCCGGCGATTCAAGTGCTGGCTTACCGAATGCTCTATCAACTACGCGCCGAAGGCTGGCCGCAAGAACTGCTTGAGACGCTCTACTTGGACGACGAAACGAAAGCGTGGGCCGAAGCTGGAATCGCCAACAATGATGATTCCGACCCACCGACGCTGGACAGCAACGGCACTCCACTGCTGGACGGTGACAACGTCACCCTGATCAAAGACTTGGTAGTCAAAGGGGCCGGATTCACTGCGAAGCGAGGCACGATGGTGAAGAACATCTCGTTGACTTCGAATCCCGAGCACATCGAAGGCCGCGTCAACGGAACCCAGATCGTGCTGGTCGCCAACTTCCTCAAAAAAGCCAATTAA